Proteins encoded in a region of the Aedes aegypti strain LVP_AGWG unplaced genomic scaffold, AaegL5.0 Primary Assembly AGWG_AaegL5_hic_scaff_896_PBJ_arrow, whole genome shotgun sequence genome:
- the LOC5566248 gene encoding uncharacterized protein LOC5566248, which produces MTGIQNFRSKLKQIEPRKEIAQLVRLNAGNLIDGLRLMHKDMKLSKIEFPEKYDHILREVENLRRKLPIETELLLPYKRKRFRDEKLQWITAILANKARIRHLEKRMQSMQAALDEAKLENFALNDRSRREIQEIIDDSEMELSDVKHAADSEFAHLQEESSRKVLDLDMNNEYRDLVNEHNSKRRKITKLTVQLQLWIKKYDKFVGEPMKEMKTLEDDVDRFMEWKETVYEPQVEKYRQLKVSVELFESALMEEQAKQFSKEHAARVIQRAWRQLES; this is translated from the exons ATGACCGGTATCCAAAATTTCCGTAGTAAACTAAAACAGATTGAACCGCGGAAGGAAATAGCCCAACTAGTGAGGCTGAACGCAGGCAATCTGATTGATGGACTGAGGCTAATGCACAAAGATATGAAGCTATCTAAGATCGAG TTTCCAGAGAAATACGATCACATCCTACGAGAGGTTGAAAACCTTCGCCGCAAACTGCCGATCGAAACGGAACTTCTTCTGCCCTACAAACGCAAACGGTTCCGGGACGAGAAGCTCCAGTGGATCACGGCCATCCTGGCGAACAAGGCCAGAATTCGCCACCTGGAAAAGCGTATGCAGTCGATGCAGGCTGCGCTGGATGAGGCGAAGCTGGAGAACTTTGCGTTGAACGATCGAAGCCGACGGGAAATACAGGAGATCATCGACGACTCGGAGATGGAGCTTTCCGATGTGAAGCACGCTGCGGACAGCGAGTTTGCGCACCTTCAGGAAGAATCGTCAAGAAAAGTCCTGGATCTGGACATGAACAACGAGTATCGTGACTTGGTGAACGAGCACAATAGTAAACGTCGGAAGATTACAAAACTGACCGTGCAGTTGCAGCTGTGGATAAAGAAGTACGACAAGTTTGTAGGAGAGCCAATGAAGGAGATGAAGACACTGGAGGACGATGTCGATAGGTTCATGGAATGGAAGGAGACTGTCTATGAGCCTCAGGTGGAGAAATACCGCCAGCTGAAGGTTAGCGTGGAGCTGTTCGAGTCCGCGTTGATGGAAGAGCAGGCGAAACAGTTTAGCAAGGAGCATGCGGCACGCGTTATACAGAGGGCATGGAGGCAGCTCGAGAGCTAA